In the genome of Notamacropus eugenii isolate mMacEug1 chromosome 5, mMacEug1.pri_v2, whole genome shotgun sequence, one region contains:
- the LOC140508530 gene encoding protein C19orf12-like: MTSGQFKPIPQIIMKLPPIEQQKLFNKAFAIIRDLDWMDVVQLTALVMGNDTLRQKLASEVINCVTQMLQAEVQYGD, translated from the coding sequence ATGACTAGTGGACAATTTAAACCAATTCCTCAGATCATAATGAAACTGCCCCCTATTGAGCAACAGAAGCTTTTTAACAAAGCCTTTGCCATTATCAGAGACTTGGACTGGATGGATGTGGTGCAGTTGACAGCATTGGTAATGGGGAATGACACCCTTCGGCAGAAACTGGCATCAGAGGTCATAAATTGTGTCACACAAATGCTTCAAGCAGAAGTACAGTATGGAGACTAG